In the Catenovulum adriaticum genome, CTGATTGAGCAAGTTGTAAATGATGCCAGCGTTTATGATATTCGCGATTTAGCCAAAGAAGCCGAAGAAGAAGTTAAAGAAGTTGCTTCTGTCAGTGCGCTAACAGCAAATCAGGTGATTATTGACGTGCGCTCTGCAGAGGAAGAAGAAAACGAGCCTTTAGAATTGCAGGGCGCTACTATCCTTCATATCCCATTTTTTAAATTAGCCAATAAGTTTGCTGATTTAGATCAAAGCCAGCATTATTTACTTTATTGTAAAAAAGGCGTAATGAGCCGCTTACAAGCGCTTTATTTGCATGAGCAAGGCTATCAAAATGTTAGTTTGTTTCAACCTGTTTAATTTGATCAAATAAAACTTGATGGTGCGGTAAAACCAATTGATGTTTTGCCGCAATTTTTAATAAATAACCGTTTATATAATCAATTTCTGTGAGTCTGTGGTGGTGGATATCTTGGTTCATTGATGAATAATTATTGGCGGTATTTTTAGCGACCGTTAAAATTAAGTTTAGTATTTTTTGTGGCTCAAATTTAAACCCCTCCAACTCACTTACCTCACAAAACTCATCAACTAGTTGCTTAATTTTAGGTAAGTACTCGGCTTGTGTTAACGTGCCATTTTTTATGTTAGCTAATGCTGTGAGTGGGTTGATCACCGAATTTATCGCCAGCTTTTCCCATAACCTTACTTGAATATTATCATCCCAACACGCAGGTTTGAATGCGCTCATTAATGCTTTAACCGCTGGGGTGGGTAAAAGTTTAGTCTCATACTGATTAGTCAATTGAACAGGTCCAAAAAAACTTTCACCTAACCCGGTTTGTATCGTTGAATATTTGTGGGGTTGAAAAGCGGCGTGTGTTGTAGTGGCTAAAATTATGTTTGCGGTGGGACAGTATTGTTTAACGGTTTGGATTGTACCTAAACCATTATGGAGCAAAATAATAGTGCAATTGTCAGTTAGGTAAGGGGCGATCTGTTTAATTGCGCTTTCAACTTGGTAAGCTTTAATAGGCACCACTAACGTTTGTATTAACTTATCAAATTGATAAACAGCGGCTTCAAACACTTGCGATTTATTTTGATATTCACCGCTTTGAGACGAATGGTGCTTAGATAAATTGATTGGCTCAATTTTAATAGTTTGGGTTAATTGCTTGGCTGAGTTTTGTCTTAGAATCAGTTGGTACTCTAATTTGCTTTTAGCACATGCCCAAGCAATTAGTGACCCGATTGAGCCGCCACCCAAGATCGTAAACATGATAGTTTTGTTCTCAATAATAAAATATAAAACAAAGCAACGCCGCTGGCATCAGCTAATAAATCTAAGCCACTGCTTTGACGGTTAAAAAATTGCCCTTGGAGTATTTCAATCAAGGCGCCATAAATAATTAAGCCAATCACGATTTTTTTAGCTTGTTGATGAAAACTAAATTCCGTTACGCCCGCAAGAATAAAAAACACAATGCAATGCGCAATTTTATCAAAGTGAGGAAATAAACCTGTTGCATTTGGGTCAATGGGGCTAAAAAATAAGCTGGTCGCAATAATATAAGCAATACAGGCCAATATTTTATAAAACCAAGTTTGGCTAATGCAATAAAGAAATAATTTCATATTAATTTTTTGGTTTAAGGTTTTAAGCGCTAATAATTGATCAATTATACAGTTTTATGATTTAACAAAAATGAAATTTTCACTATCTTTGTTTGTTTTTTATCCTTAAGGCTCATTTTTATAATAATAATTGACTCAAACCCAATTATTAGCTGAACTTTGTTAAAAACTTGTCTAAAATGGAGCAATATATATAAAGCCTACTGCTGACTGATTTTAAGCTGTATATCGCCGCTCGCAATGGTAACAGTGGATAATCAAAACTCATTATTTGGATTAATGAATGATTAAAGATAAATTGAATAACGTGCATGTAAATGCCGAAACTGTACTCATCACCCCTGAAAAATTAAAACAAACCTTACCTGTATCAGATAAAGCTTTAAGTTTTATTGCCCAGGCACGTCAAACCTTATCTGATATTATTAATAAAAAAGATAAACGTTTAATTGTTATTAGTGGCCCTTGTTCAATTCATGATGTTGACGCCGCTAAAGAATACGCCGTGCGTTTAAAAGCGCTTAGTGACGAATTAGGCGATTCTTTGTATGTGGTTATGCGGGTTTATTTTGAAAAACCTAGAACGACAGTCGGTTGGAAAGGGCTGATTAATGATCCAAACATTAACGGTACTTTTAGCATTGAAGAAGGCTTACACAAAGCCAGAAAATTATTAATTGAGTTAGCCGAGATGGGTATTCCAATGGCAACTGAGGCCCTAGATCCTATCAGCCCGCAATATTTAGCTGAATTATTTACTTGGTCTGCTATTGGTGCGCGAACAACTGAATCTCAAACTCATCGTGAAATGGCAAGTGGTTTATCAATGCCCGTTGGCTTTAAAAACGGCACAGATGGTAGTTTAGATACGGCTATTAATGCTTTAAAAGCAGCGGCTTCTGGTCACAGCTTTATGGGGATAAACCAAAAAGGGCAAGTTGCAATTATATCAACCAATGGCAACCCTGATGGACATGTAATTTTACGTGGTGGTAAAGCCGCTAACTATGATGCTGAAAATGTTGCTTTGTGTGAAGAAAAGCTACGTAAAGCGGGTTTAAATGCTGCGCTTGTGGTTGATTGTAGCCATGGTAATTCAAATAAAGATTATCGCCGCCAGCCAATTGTAGCGCAAGATGTCGTTCAGCAAATTGAACAAGGCAATCAATCTATTATTGGTATTATGTTGGAAAGTCATTTAAATGAAGGTAATCAATCGGCAGACCAACCTATTAGCGACATGAAAAAAGGCGTATCAATTACCGATGCTTGCATATCATGGTCACAAACGGATACTTTGTTGCGCGAAATGGCTCAAAAGCTTGAAAAACCTTTAAAAGAGCGAGTGTAATTTGCAATGGTTGAACGTGATTTACGTGCTCAGTTGTTTGACGTTCAAGCACAAATAGACGCTTTAACCAAACAGAAAAGAGAGTTAGAAAAAGCGCTGGAACAACAGCGCTTAACCGAGCTTAAACAAAACCAACACACGCAAACTAAAAAAATTACAGTGGTCGGCGGGCAAGGTAAGTTGGGGCGGCTTTTTGTACGCTTATTAAGTGAGCTTGGTCATCAAGTAAAAACGCTAGAACGCGATGACTGGCCTAACGCCAAACAAATATTAGCAGAACAAGATTTAGTATTAATTTCAGTACCCATCAGTTTAACCTTGGATGTCATTGAAAAGGTGGCATTACACATATCTGATTCCACCATTTTAGCTGATTTGACCAGTATTAAACGAAAACCAGTTGATGCCATGTTAAAGCATCATCAGGGCCCTGTTTTAGGGTTACACCCCATGTTTGGTCCGGATGTTGATAATATTGATGAACAAGTTGTCGCTTATTGTGCTGAGCGTGATGTACAGGCGACTCAATGGGTTTTAGACGATTTAGCCTTATTAAATGCCAAATTGGAACAAGTAAGCGCACAATCACATGATAATGCAATGGCCTTTATTCAGGTTATGCGCCACTTTTCAACTTTTATGTATGGCTTTCACCTTAAACAAGAAAACCCCAAATTGTCAGAGCTGATTGCGCTAAGTTCACCTATTTATCGCCTTGAGCTGGCGATGACTGGGCGCTTATTTGCGCAAGACTCTCAATTATATGCAGATATTATCTACGCGAACCCGGATAATCTTGCGTTATTAAAGCGTTTTTCATTGCGTTTTCAAGCTGGAATTGAATTACTTGAGAAAGGCGATAAAGCGTTATTTAAACAAGAGTTTGAAGAAGTGCATCAATGGTTTGGCAATTACGCTGATCATTTTTTGGCAGAAAGCCAGCGGATGTTAAAAGCAGCGCATTATAACGAATAACTTATATCCGCTAAAAAATCTAATTTTACGTGGGTTGGACTGATTTCAGCTTCGATATAATTTTACTCAATTGCGCATTGATTTCGGTTTTACGGATGCGTTACTCTTAGAGCTAAAGGGTTTAATTAAAATGACAGGCATTTTAGCACAAGGGATTCAACCTTGAATGATGAACTAAGCGTATTGATTGTTGATGACGATAAAAGTAATCGACAAGTTTTAAAAGAATGTATTTCAGGCATGGCACAAGTTTTGTTAGCCAAAAATGGAGCGCAGGCGATAGAAAAAAGCATGTCGCTGTTACCTGATTTAATTGTTTTAGATATTGTAATGCCAGACATGGATGGCTTTAGCGTGATTGAAACGCTAAGAAATCGTTCACAAACCCAGCATATTCCTATCATTTTTATTACCGGTAGCGACTCAGAAGAAGTCGAAATGAAAGGGCTTAAACTAGGGGCGGTTGATGTGCTGAGTAAACCTTTGCACCCGGGCGTAGTTCAGGCTCGAATTTATACTCAACTCCAAAATGTCTTTCAAAAACGTTTGTTAGATGCGCTTGTGCATATTGATGCTTTAACAACCATTGCTAACCGACGCCAGTTTGACGAAGTACTTGAGCGTGAATGGAAAAATAGTTTGTCACTTGGCACACCTTTATCGCTGGTTATTTTAGATGTTGATTACTTTAAAGATTATAATGACTGTTATGGACATCAAGCCGGAGACACGGTTTTGAAAAAAATCGCTTTGTCGCTCAAGCATGGTTTAGAACATACGCATGGGTTTATCGCCCGTATTGGCGGTGAAGAATTTGCTATGATTTTACCTAATACCCCCGTTGAATTTGCAGTTGAAATAGTGGAAAACGCAATTAAGCAGGTTAGCGATTTGCAAATAGCCCATCAAGGATCTGGATGCTCATCTGTTATTACGTTAAGCGCTGGTATTCATAGTATGGTCGCAAAAAATACCAGCGATAATGCTCGTGCCGCTTTAGAGCTGGCTGATAGGGCATTATTTAAAGCCAAAGAATCAGGTCGTAATCAAGTCGTTGTGGCGGATTCAGTCTGTTTGCCCGCTTAATCTTTTTGATATTATTTGGTTTGCTCAGTATCAGCTATTAGAGTTTGATTAATACTTGCTAAATCTTCCACTGTTAATACGCCGGCTGCATTTTTTAAGCCTAAAATTGCATTAATATAAGTGTAACGGGCGCTGGCTAAATTACGTTTTGCACTGTATAGCACTTGGGTGCTGTCTAATACATCGACTAGCGTTCGAGTTCCGACAGAAAAACCAGCTTTGGTTGCTTTTAACGCACTTTGCGCTGATACAACAGCTTGTTTTAGCGCACTAATTTGAGCCAAACTTGCGTTTACATCGTTATAGGCACTGCGCACTTGTTTTATAACTTGGCGGTGAGCCTGATTAAGTTGTTGACTGGCAACAACATATTCTTGTCTGGCCTGTTTTGTTCGTGCACTAGTGTTGCCGCCTGAATAAATAGGTACGTTTACGCTAACAGTCCAAGATAAGCCATCATTATTGGTTTTAACGGTTTGATTTGCATTTGCTTGACTATTCATTACATCAGCTTCACCATCTGCCCAAGTGTAATTGGCTGATAGGTTCGCATTTGGCAGATGTCCGGCTTGAGCAATGTCTATATCTTGTTTTGCTATTGCCATTGAAAGCTTTTGTTGTAAAAGAATAGGGTTGCTTTTTTCAGCTAATGCTAACCAGTTGTCAACACGGTTAGGAGATAACTTGGGTGGAGAAAATTGCTCAGTATTGAGACCATCGAGCGATGAATAATACTGGCCAGTAATTTCACGTAAATTTTCTTTTGCTAGTTCAATTGCATTTTGTGCGGTAATTTCTTGAGCGACCACAGCATCATATTGCGCTTGGGCTTCGTGTAAGTTAGTAATAGCCGAAATACCCACTTCAAGCTGGTGACGTGTTTTTTCAAGTTCTTGTTTTATAGATGCTTTTTGCGCTTCAACAAAGTTTAAATTATCCATAGCTTCACGCACAGAAAAATAAGTTGAGACAACACGAGTCATCAATTCCAGTTGACTTTGGCGTAAACTAAATTCACTCTGTTGAATTAATTTTTCAGATTTTGATAAATTGAGCCAGTTGTCATGCCGATAAAGAGACTGAGATAGGCTAACAACTGCCGCTTGTCGGTTCATAGATTGTAAATCATCATCTGTATAACTGAGTGAGCCGTTTAATTGCGGTAATAGGGCAGAGCGAGCGAGCGGTTTATTTTGTAAAATGGCTTGGTAGCGCGCTTTGGCCTGTAGAAGAATCGGATCTTGCTCAAGCGCCGACTGATAAACGGTTAGTAAATCTTGAGCCTGGCTTGGATTAAAAACAAGCAAGCTAGTTAAAGGGATGCTGGTTTTGATTAATTGAATAATCCGATTATTGAACATGCTATATCCTAAAAATGGCAAACGTAGTGAGTTTAAACTTTATTATTATCATACACAATCTTGGCATAAAAGGTTAAAACAATGAAATCTAAAAATAAAATAATGCCTTACCAGTTTGGCAATCAAGATGTCGAAATTTTAAAAAAAGAAAAGCTATTCTCTCGTTTTTTCAATGTTTCGTTAGTTACATTCAAACATAAGCTTTTTGCGGGGGGGTGGTCAGCGCCTGTCCAAAGAGAAATATTTGAACGAGGCGATGCTGTGGTTGTCTTACCTTACGATCCAATACGAGATAAAATTGTATTGATTGAACAAGTGAGAATTGGCGCTATATTAAATGCATCTCACCCATGGACATTTGAATTGGTTGGCGGCATGGTGGAAGAAAACCAAACCATAGAGTCAGTTGCAAAGCGAGAAACCCTTGAAGAAACTGGATTAATCCCGCAAGCTTTGATACCGATGCAAAGTTACTTATCAAGCTGTGGTGGCACGAGCGAGCGGATACACTTATTTCTAGCCCAGGTCGACTCCACTAAAACTCAGTTAATATGTGGGGTTGAATATGAGAATGAAGATATTAAAGTGCATGTTTTTACTCGGCAAGAGGTGATGGATTGGTTAAATCAGGGTAAAATAGAAAATGCATCTGCATTAATTGGTCTGCATTGGTTGCAGCAAAACTTAGATAAGGTGAAACAAAATTGGCAAACTCAGTGATTTTGGCAAAACCTAAAAAATATGTGCCTGATTTAGTGGCACTTAATAGCTTATGTGAACGTAACTTTTTGCTATTAAGTTACCTAGTGGATGACTGGCGCTATGAAAGCGAAGTGAATCAATTTGAAACTTCACCGCAATTTACTTTTCAGATTCGGGTTTTAGAACAAAGCCGTTATACGAATTTACTGGAAATAAGACAGTTATCGACTAGTTTTCCTGATTTTTTGCAGCCTAACGTACAGGTTAGAGTGTATCACGATGCAAAAATGGCTGAGGTTGTGAAAAGTCAAAATGTTAGCCGAATTCAGCCAAGTTATATTTATCCAAATAAACAAATGCATCAACCAGATGAAAAACATCAAATTAATTTGTTTTTACATGATTGGCTCGCGTTTTGTAAAGAAAAAGGCATGAGCTTGCCAAATCAAATTTCTAATTTAAATTAAATGACCTTTAATATTGCTCAAATTACGGACTGTCACTTAAAAGCCGACAAGCAGGATGACTTTTATGGTTGTCAGCCTTATCAAAATTTAATGTTAGTATTAACTGATATTGCTAACAAGCAATCTGAATACGACGCCATTGTGCTAACGGGTGATCTTGTTCAAGATGAAATATGGCAAAGTTATCAGAATTTTTTAAATGCTTTGCATCAGTTTAAATGGCAATTACCCATTTATTTAATTCCAGGTAATCATGATGAGCCAAATTTATTTGAACGATTTTCGCAAGATGAATTGTTCACGCAAGATAAAGTCATTGAATTAGATGACTGGTTATTGGTGTTATTTAATTCTTATCACCCAACCCAAAAAGGGGCTGGGTATATTAGCCATGAACAATTGGCCAAAATTGAGCAACAAATTAAATTAAAACCCAATGCTCACTTAACGCATTGGCTGGTATTTTTGCATCATCATGTCGTGCCGTTTAATAGTTTTATCGATCAATATGATTTGCAAAACTCTACAGATTTTAAGCAATGGTTGGCACAGACACCTAATATTAAAGCAATAATACATGGCCATGTGCATAGTGCGGCATCTGGTCAGTTTTATGGTAAGCCTTGGTATGCATGTGCAGCGAGTTCGGTACAATTTGGTCATTCACCGCAAGGGTTTGCAATCACAGATAATAATCCAAGTTATAACCAAATTAGTTTAGCGTCAGATGGGACAGTGAACGTAAAAGCCCATTTAGTTTAAGCTTATATTTCAATTTGGAAGTTTATGAAAAACAAAAAAGCTTTACTTTATTTACATGGTTTTTTAAGTTCGCCGCAATCACTCAAAGCCCAGCTAACTATTGAATATTTTAAACAGCATTATCCTGAAATAGATGTTATTTGCCCACAGTTGAGTAATACGCCAGCGCAAATTAAACAGCAACTGGTAGCGATTGAAACGCAATACAAACACGCATTAATCGGAGTGATAGGGAGCTCGCTTGGCGGTTATTTTGCAACCTATTGTGCTCATTTATTTAATATACCCGCGGTGTTAATTAATCCGGCTGTTTATCCATACTTGTTATTGGCGAATTATCTTGGTGAGCATACGCACCCTTATACGAGCGAAATTTTCCAAATAACCGATGAATATAATCAGCTGTTAAAAAGCTTTGAAGTTGCAAATGTGACAAATTTAAGTATAAAAGCCTATATACAAACAGGTGATGAAACATTAGATTACCGTCAAGCTTGTCAAAAATTCAGCGCGGATCAAGTTTGCATCATTGAAGGCGGTGATCATGCATTTCAAAACTATAAGCATTACTTGCCCGAAATTGCAGATTTTTTAACGTCAAAATAAAACAAATAACTTAATAACGAAAAGAATGAATTATGTCTGAAAAACAATATAACGCTGGCTCCATTGAAGTTTTAAGTGGTTTAGAGCCTGTGCGCCGACGACCAGGCATGTACACAGATACCACTCGTCCTAACCATATAGGTCAAGAAGTTATTGATAACTCAGTTGATGAGGCTATGGCAGGACATGCCAGTCAAATCAAAGTCATACTGCACCCAGATCAATCTTTAGAGGTATCGGATAATGGGCGGGGTATGCCGGTTGATATTCATCCAGAAGAAGGCGTGCCTGGGGTTGAATTAATCTTAACCAAATTACACGCTGGTGGTAAATTTTCTAATGATAATTACCAATTTTCAGGCGGTTTACACGGGGTCGGTGTTTCAGTTGTAAACGCGTTATCAAACCGAGTTGAAGTGACGGTTAAAAGAGGCGGTGAAGTCTATTTAATTGCATTTGAAAACGGCGACAAAGTTTCAGATTTAACTGTGGTGGGTACTTGCGGCAAACGTAATACTGGTACCAGTTTACATTTTTGGCCCGATCCAAGCTTTTTTGATTCGGCTAAATTTTTAGTCTCTAAATTAATTCATAACTTAAAAGCTAAAGCGGTATTATGTCCCGGTCTTGAAATTGAGTTTCTTGATAAAGTAAACGATGAAACGCATAAATGGTGTTATCAAGATGGTTTAAGAGACTATTT is a window encoding:
- a CDS encoding ketopantoate reductase family protein — translated: MFTILGGGSIGSLIAWACAKSKLEYQLILRQNSAKQLTQTIKIEPINLSKHHSSQSGEYQNKSQVFEAAVYQFDKLIQTLVVPIKAYQVESAIKQIAPYLTDNCTIILLHNGLGTIQTVKQYCPTANIILATTTHAAFQPHKYSTIQTGLGESFFGPVQLTNQYETKLLPTPAVKALMSAFKPACWDDNIQVRLWEKLAINSVINPLTALANIKNGTLTQAEYLPKIKQLVDEFCEVSELEGFKFEPQKILNLILTVAKNTANNYSSMNQDIHHHRLTEIDYINGYLLKIAAKHQLVLPHHQVLFDQIKQVETN
- a CDS encoding VanZ family protein; translated protein: MKLFLYCISQTWFYKILACIAYIIATSLFFSPIDPNATGLFPHFDKIAHCIVFFILAGVTEFSFHQQAKKIVIGLIIYGALIEILQGQFFNRQSSGLDLLADASGVALFYILLLRTKLSCLRSWVAAQSGH
- a CDS encoding 3-deoxy-7-phosphoheptulonate synthase; amino-acid sequence: MIKDKLNNVHVNAETVLITPEKLKQTLPVSDKALSFIAQARQTLSDIINKKDKRLIVISGPCSIHDVDAAKEYAVRLKALSDELGDSLYVVMRVYFEKPRTTVGWKGLINDPNINGTFSIEEGLHKARKLLIELAEMGIPMATEALDPISPQYLAELFTWSAIGARTTESQTHREMASGLSMPVGFKNGTDGSLDTAINALKAAASGHSFMGINQKGQVAIISTNGNPDGHVILRGGKAANYDAENVALCEEKLRKAGLNAALVVDCSHGNSNKDYRRQPIVAQDVVQQIEQGNQSIIGIMLESHLNEGNQSADQPISDMKKGVSITDACISWSQTDTLLREMAQKLEKPLKERV
- the tyrA gene encoding bifunctional chorismate mutase/prephenate dehydrogenase translates to MVERDLRAQLFDVQAQIDALTKQKRELEKALEQQRLTELKQNQHTQTKKITVVGGQGKLGRLFVRLLSELGHQVKTLERDDWPNAKQILAEQDLVLISVPISLTLDVIEKVALHISDSTILADLTSIKRKPVDAMLKHHQGPVLGLHPMFGPDVDNIDEQVVAYCAERDVQATQWVLDDLALLNAKLEQVSAQSHDNAMAFIQVMRHFSTFMYGFHLKQENPKLSELIALSSPIYRLELAMTGRLFAQDSQLYADIIYANPDNLALLKRFSLRFQAGIELLEKGDKALFKQEFEEVHQWFGNYADHFLAESQRMLKAAHYNE
- a CDS encoding GGDEF domain-containing response regulator, yielding MNDELSVLIVDDDKSNRQVLKECISGMAQVLLAKNGAQAIEKSMSLLPDLIVLDIVMPDMDGFSVIETLRNRSQTQHIPIIFITGSDSEEVEMKGLKLGAVDVLSKPLHPGVVQARIYTQLQNVFQKRLLDALVHIDALTTIANRRQFDEVLEREWKNSLSLGTPLSLVILDVDYFKDYNDCYGHQAGDTVLKKIALSLKHGLEHTHGFIARIGGEEFAMILPNTPVEFAVEIVENAIKQVSDLQIAHQGSGCSSVITLSAGIHSMVAKNTSDNARAALELADRALFKAKESGRNQVVVADSVCLPA
- a CDS encoding TolC family outer membrane protein — encoded protein: MFNNRIIQLIKTSIPLTSLLVFNPSQAQDLLTVYQSALEQDPILLQAKARYQAILQNKPLARSALLPQLNGSLSYTDDDLQSMNRQAAVVSLSQSLYRHDNWLNLSKSEKLIQQSEFSLRQSQLELMTRVVSTYFSVREAMDNLNFVEAQKASIKQELEKTRHQLEVGISAITNLHEAQAQYDAVVAQEITAQNAIELAKENLREITGQYYSSLDGLNTEQFSPPKLSPNRVDNWLALAEKSNPILLQQKLSMAIAKQDIDIAQAGHLPNANLSANYTWADGEADVMNSQANANQTVKTNNDGLSWTVSVNVPIYSGGNTSARTKQARQEYVVASQQLNQAHRQVIKQVRSAYNDVNASLAQISALKQAVVSAQSALKATKAGFSVGTRTLVDVLDSTQVLYSAKRNLASARYTYINAILGLKNAAGVLTVEDLASINQTLIADTEQTK
- a CDS encoding NUDIX domain-containing protein → MKSKNKIMPYQFGNQDVEILKKEKLFSRFFNVSLVTFKHKLFAGGWSAPVQREIFERGDAVVVLPYDPIRDKIVLIEQVRIGAILNASHPWTFELVGGMVEENQTIESVAKRETLEETGLIPQALIPMQSYLSSCGGTSERIHLFLAQVDSTKTQLICGVEYENEDIKVHVFTRQEVMDWLNQGKIENASALIGLHWLQQNLDKVKQNWQTQ
- a CDS encoding DUF1249 domain-containing protein, which produces MANSVILAKPKKYVPDLVALNSLCERNFLLLSYLVDDWRYESEVNQFETSPQFTFQIRVLEQSRYTNLLEIRQLSTSFPDFLQPNVQVRVYHDAKMAEVVKSQNVSRIQPSYIYPNKQMHQPDEKHQINLFLHDWLAFCKEKGMSLPNQISNLN
- a CDS encoding metallophosphoesterase family protein yields the protein MTFNIAQITDCHLKADKQDDFYGCQPYQNLMLVLTDIANKQSEYDAIVLTGDLVQDEIWQSYQNFLNALHQFKWQLPIYLIPGNHDEPNLFERFSQDELFTQDKVIELDDWLLVLFNSYHPTQKGAGYISHEQLAKIEQQIKLKPNAHLTHWLVFLHHHVVPFNSFIDQYDLQNSTDFKQWLAQTPNIKAIIHGHVHSAASGQFYGKPWYACAASSVQFGHSPQGFAITDNNPSYNQISLASDGTVNVKAHLV
- a CDS encoding YqiA/YcfP family alpha/beta fold hydrolase, with product MKNKKALLYLHGFLSSPQSLKAQLTIEYFKQHYPEIDVICPQLSNTPAQIKQQLVAIETQYKHALIGVIGSSLGGYFATYCAHLFNIPAVLINPAVYPYLLLANYLGEHTHPYTSEIFQITDEYNQLLKSFEVANVTNLSIKAYIQTGDETLDYRQACQKFSADQVCIIEGGDHAFQNYKHYLPEIADFLTSK